The genomic segment ATTTAGATTACGGCAGGTTTTTCACCGACTCAATGACCAAATCCCAAAAACGGGATTTGTCTAATTTTTTCGCTACCCAAGTATTACACTGTTTTGGCGGGTAGCGGAAATCCGCCACCGTCATACCCAATGTGTGCGTGCCTGTGAGCTCAATATTGACGGGCACTTGCTGAACTTCAATCAGGCTTGGGTCAATCACATACGCCACCGCACAGGCATCGTGAACCGGTGGAGCATCAAAGCCTTGAGCCTGTTTATACATTTTGGCAAAGAACGCCAGCAATTCTACCACAAATTGCCCCGATTGGCTGTTTAATGCCTTAAAGCGTTCAACCACATCGGGGGTCGCAAGAGCTTGGTGAGTTAAGTCTAAGCCGACCATTGTCACTTTCCAACCGGCATTAAACACAATATGAGCAGCTTCCGGGTCAATTTTAATATTAAATTCTGCCACCGCACTCCAGTTGCCGGTGTGATAACCACCGCCCATCAGCACCACTTCTTTCACTCTTTCAATAATACTAGGCTCAAGGCGGGCAGCTAAACCAATATTGGTTAGCCCACCGGTCGGCACTAAGGTAATGCTTTTCTCCGGGTGCGACATTACCAAATCAATAATTAATTGAGCAGCGTGTTTTTCCTCAAATTGTCGGGTAGATTCTGGGAGTACAGGCCCATCCATTCCCGAATCACCGTGAATATCCGGGGCATTTTCCACTTCACGCACCAGCGGTCTGGCACAACCTTTGGCAAAAGGAACGTTGCAAATATGAGCAATTTCCGCAACCGCCAACGCAT from the Mannheimia haemolytica genome contains:
- the rihB gene encoding Pyrimidine-specific ribonucleoside hydrolase rihB — translated: MAQKIILDCDPGHDDAIAMMLAWGNPNIDLLAVTTVVGNQTLEKVSRNALAVAEIAHICNVPFAKGCARPLVREVENAPDIHGDSGMDGPVLPESTRQFEEKHAAQLIIDLVMSHPEKSITLVPTGGLTNIGLAARLEPSIIERVKEVVLMGGGYHTGNWSAVAEFNIKIDPEAAHIVFNAGWKVTMVGLDLTHQALATPDVVERFKALNSQSGQFVVELLAFFAKMYKQAQGFDAPPVHDACAVAYVIDPSLIEVQQVPVNIELTGTHTLGMTVADFRYPPKQCNTWVAKKLDKSRFWDLVIESVKNLP